A DNA window from Ctenopharyngodon idella isolate HZGC_01 chromosome 10, HZGC01, whole genome shotgun sequence contains the following coding sequences:
- the fgl1b gene encoding fibrinogen like 1B: protein MIMPRLVFILVFQALTSLQITAEEECQIAEASKLKEEIRTLKNKLLIGEWKVMHLRAHRRFRLVSNLELSLENKTSENNTEPSPTLPSTGGSLLVHDKDCSELYDRLKPGSGFYRIKPKPSFEPFLVYCDMDDGGGWTVIQKRINGKVDFDRKWEDYKNGFGHFQSSKDEFWLGNDHIHALLSDGEHTMKIELVDWKGVRSYAMYDNFRVSNEIDKYRLHYGMYSGQAGDALSGGANMVEQWSASHNGMQFSTRDQDHDRYLQGSCAAENRGGWWYNRCHAANLNGRFYRGGEYKAKYDNGVVWGTWRGLWYSLRHTAMKVRPSSYMDNVGSGGGPTE from the exons ATGATCATGCCACGGCTGGTTTTTATCTTGGTGTTTCAAGCTCTTACATCACTTCAAATCACA GCAGAGGAAGAATGCCAAATAGCTGAGGCATCAAAGCTGAAGGAAGAGATTCGTACgctgaaaaataaattgttgATTGGGGAATGGAAAGTTATGCATCTGCGTGCTCACCGTCGATTCAGGCTGGTTTCCAACCTGGAACTatcactggaaaacaagacctctgaaaacaacactgaaccTTCACCAACCCTACCAAGTACTGGAggctcattattagttcatgacAAAG ATTGTTCTGAGTTATATGACAGACTAAAACCAGGAAGTGGATTCTACAGGATTAAACCCAAACCGTCATTTGAACCGTTCCTTGTGTACTGTGATATGGATGATGGTGGGGGCTGGACTGTGATTCAGAAACGGATCAATGGGAAAGTTGATTTCGACAG AAAGTGGGAAGATTATAAAAATGGATTTGGTCATTTCCAGTCAAGTAAAGATGAATTCTGGCTTGGCAATGATCATATTCATGCCCTGCTCAGCGATG GTGAACATACGATGAAAATTGAACTGGTGGACTGGAAAGGAGTGAGATCATATGCCATGTACGACAACTTTAGAGTATCAAATGAAATA GATAAATATAGGCTGCACTACGGGATGTACAGTGGTCAGGCAGGAGATGCCCTGTCTGGAGGAGCCAATATGGTGGAGCAATGGTCAGCCTCTCataatggcatgcaattcagcACCCGGGACCAAGATCACGATCGCTACCTGCAGGGAAGCTGTGCTGCTGAGAACAGGGGAGGCTGGTGGTATAACAG GTGTCATGCTGCCAATCTTAATGGGAGGTTTTACAGAGGTGGAGAGTACAAAGCCAAATATGATAATGGTGTGGTTTGGGGCACATGGAGAGGACTGTGGTACTCTCTCAGACACACAGCCATGAAGGTCCGACCCAGCTCCTACATGGACAATGTAGGGAGTGGAGGAGGACCCACTGAGTAG